A stretch of DNA from Pecten maximus unplaced genomic scaffold, xPecMax1.1, whole genome shotgun sequence:
AGAAATGGGGAAAACAAAAGCAGAAGAAATCTCCTGTGAAAGGTGTTCAAACTATAACAGCCATGTTCAAACAGCAGACTGCTGGTATGTCGAAAGGTTCTCCAAACATTCCGTCCACTATTGAACAGGATAATTCCAGTACCAGGCCAAGTGATGACAAAGATTCTGATGATGTCACCATAGTTGAAGtggaatgtaaatattttcaaaagacCCGAAATAAAGATGATTCTAAAGTGACGATTCCAGAACCCACATCTCCATACtttaaaaaacacagaaattcTTCAAGATTACGTCTTAAGAAATCTATGTCAAAGGAAAGTTCTGAAGGTGTTATTGTGGAAGGTAgatcaaataatgaaataaaaattgaaacgAGTgacaatgaaatgaaaattgacaGTGAAGAAGAATCTCCGTCGCAAAAAGAGAATAAGTTGAAAGTCAACAGTGACAAAGATAAAGTGTCACAGAATGCAAAAAGGTTGCTTGGGAAAAGAAAGTTATGGCaggatgatgatgatttcaTGACGGAAgacaagaaaagaaaaaattctaaatcattgaaaaaacaaatgaaggaagaaagtagagaaaagaaCAGTTCAGATTTAGATCGTCTTGAAAGTAAATCGtcgattaaaaaaaataggACAAAGGATTCGTCAAAGAGTGTGAAATATTCCAGAACAGTCGGAACAAAACATTGTACAGATGCTAAGACTGACTACGCAGGAAAGGACGCATCGAAACGTGtatgtgaaaataaaacttcatcAGAATTATTGACATTGAAGGACAGTACTCCATCTACATCATCTCAATCTGATTGCCAAACCAAACAGCACATTTCTGAAAAACAGAGTCTGagtaaaaaatctaaaaaaaattccCCAAGTAAAAGAGAAGCTAAGTTGGATAGTAGGAGCCAAACAGAGGAATCTCAGACAGTGTGTGTGGACATTCACAGTGATAGCAGGACAGAAATTAGTCAGACAGatagtcagacagacagtgtAATGATCATGAAGGACAGTCAGACGGACAGTCAGACAGACGGTGTAATGAAGGAGAGTCAGACAGACAGTGTAATGACGGACAGTCAGACGGACAGTGTAGGAGAAGATTTGAAGGAGAAGTACAAAACGCCATACTACCATGAAAACTTCAAAGTGATCATGACAACTGTATTAGGGGAGTCCGACTATGTCAGACTCTTCAGTGAAGACGATATGAAACTTATTGGAGAATTTCAAACATGCTCAGGTAAGGatcatctaaaaaaaaaaaatgattttcattgatGTAATTTCTGAATCTATAGGAAGCAGATCTAGATATAATGTTCTCATGCTTATAATAAatttgttgtgttatataattaccgttacaaattcattttattttatgaagTGATCATTACCATTTCTATTCCAGAATCAGCCCAGAAGTTGTATATTCGTCTGTTCTCCAGGAAGTTGGCTTGGTTACCAGCATCGAGAATAAAATATCCGGAAATAGAGGATGATCTGATTCCAGTTTTGGAAGAATTGGCCCAGCATCACCTTGTTAAGACGGGTAACACTCCGGCCCTCTCAAACAAAAAAGAGGACTAAAAAACTGAATAATGAATTATTCGGAATGGTTATACCCATATAGAATACTGTTGTCTTTAATACTAATGACTTAAATTAAAACCAGCTAATCAACTAAGAATTAAAAGAAAGATCTtcaacccaatttaataaggaTTCATTATCTATGTCTTTTATATGCAGATCAAGATGATGGAAATAGGATGTTAAAGAACTGAATTGAAATTTGGTAAATCATACCTTAAAACAGCACATTTTCACTATAATAATTGTCAATTCATTTTAACGGCTCTCTCTGATGGATCAATTggattttttaaattattgattataaaaatcAATCTAATTAAGATAAAGGtgctcattctcactacgttacatgaacatctaacaacatcgcataaggggtcacaTTCTGGTGAcctttatctcaatatttcactttcaggtgAAACTGTCAATTTTCGATGTCATCGATCTCGCCCATTATTCCCATCATGCATATGAAGCTAACCATTTTGGTACAGCATGTATATAGCTGTAGCTTCttggacgaaatgacttgaaacagatTGACAAATTATATAAGCTATGCTCTCTAGTCATGCTATTTCTCACGTACGAAActcacttccaagattctgtaagtagtaatttgattggttaacccaaaaggtcatcctgactTGATCCCTTATGCGATGTTGTTAGatttcatgtaacgtagtgagaatgagcatctatattttaattagattttatAAAGATGTGATATTCGTTGCATGTAATTTCTATAAAAATTTAATTTGGAGTCTCTCCAAAATAGGAAGATTGGAagcattatatattatatacatgtatattactgtacctataaaaCTAGTACTATGTTTCAGCTGAAGGTTTGACTGACCTTCAGGTGACATTGAACATCCTGTCTGCTGGAGATTTGAAGACTTTGGCTAAAACCTATCACATCAATGTGACGAATCAGAACAAGCCCGATATTATACAGACGTTGATGAAGAAAAGTAAACAGAACACGATCGGCTCCATGTTCAAGGTCGCTGGCTTTGGGGGTTCGAGTACCATGATTAACAGGTGTGTCACTATTCACATATACAGAATTTGTACCAGTACCTGTATCTATTCTCCTTGGGGTTTGGACAGTTGATAGAGCATTGGACTTTACAATCTCGCCGGATCTGAGATGCGAGATCTGAGGAGTGTAGTTTGATCCCTACCAgggtcagtttgtgtttctcaggaatcTGAAATCACACACAATCCTTTACTGATATTGTTGTGTCTTTAGATGTGTATGGTTATCATTGAGGTGGCCACTAGCTACTACAATGAAAATCTGCCTCAAAATCATCCTAGCTGGTCATTGTGCAATAAAACAGGCACATGGTTCATACAGATGATTAAAAGTGCTGAAATTTGGGGAGAGTGCTGGAAAAGTGTTGAAATTTTGGAATTTGCTCTTACACAAGTGCTTGAAAGTACTGGAGTTCATGCTCGCTGTAAAAATGCATTTTCAGGTTTCAATAGGTCATGATGAGaaaatgatcaaaatatttttttttgatcattggcatatttaattttaaatcaattttcgATGATATCCAGATTTCAGTGTTTGGCTATTTATTACAACCACAGTCTTCTGAATAATTAAATTACATGACTTAATCCTGTTACTtttatcatgttaaaaaaaatcaccttaaTTCCCTACAAGTCTGGACAAAATAATGCACCTTGAAAAATGAGAGAAAGTGCTTAAAAAGTTCTTGAGTTCTTGTCATGAGGCCAACAAAAACtctgaataaaaatgttgacTAAACATGTAAGAAGTTTGTACATAAACATTGTAGCTTGTCATTATATTGAATGTGTTTTAATTGGTCGATCTTTAGATTTTCAAGCAACTATCACTCGTGAGGGGACTTCCATAAagttatatgcatttatattaGAATTTAATTAAATggctttttttttcaaaaacaaaattaactgCAACCAaccaaatttcaaaatatttaaatcgAAATCTTCAGTTTTAACAGAATTAATTGTctttaatgtataatgtattaaataactataaacaatttttttaaagctTTCTTGAAGGGTTCTGCTGAActaatattgaaattttaatgtttgtttGACAGAGCCAAGAAATTACTGGGGGGCTGTGTACACCTGATGGAAGAGCCAAGAACCGTGTTCCTGAGGCTGTTGATGCTGTTCTCTTTAAATGACACAATTTTGGATGAAGACAATGGCACTGGTAGTCAGGGTCAACAGCTGTAAGTCACCATAATGTCGTTATATTATTGGTGGTAATCTATCTAAGATACCTTGTAATAGTTAAATCTTCTTTACTGGTCCTAACATTTAGTCTTTATGAGTGTGGCCCTTGGTTCCTATGATTTAGGACTGTGTCCCTTTGTTCCTGTGCTTCAGGACTGTGGCCTCAAATTCCCATGTTTTAGGACTGTGGCCTCAAATTCCCATGTTTTAGGACTGTGACCTCGAATTCCCATGTTTTAGGACTGTGGCCTCAAATTCCCATGCTTCAGGACTGTGGCCCTTGGTTCCTGTGCTTTAGGACCCTATCCTTCAGCGAGCCCTTTCTTCAGTATATCTTCTTACCATTTCATTGCGGAAAATTTTATTGTGAAGATCTTAGCAGAAAAGGTATTAGGCGCCAGGCAAAGCCTATAACAGCCGTCTCCCTGATATAAATTCTTATCCTTACCACACACTGATGTTTGGCATTAGTATTGTTTTGAGATGTTGAAAATTTGATCATTTATACATGTTGACAGACAAGATGTAAATACAGTAGGAGACCAGAGCAGGGCTTTAAGTAGTTTTCATCCAGAATTAGTTCTGACCCCTGTGTTTGTAGGGAcacaattaaaatgtatttgacatgttttgacTCTTCAGATTTGATTTCGGAAAATGTTAAATGTCAATCAACAGCTGTGCtgagtaaaaacaaaacaaactaatACAAAGTATGTGAATTTTTTTATTGTGCGGCACTAATTGATAATTTAATTCTTAGCTATTTTTCCTTGTCCGACAATAAGACAATTTACCAATGTGAAATATTTTCTCTATTGAGCTTTGGTTATTCAGATGATGGTTATAAAGCCCAATGCAATAACTTGTTTCAAAAAGATCTTCCTTGAATTCATGGTATCATTGTTCAATGTGCCTTCATTCAATTCATGTATGATCATATTGTTATGAGAAGAAAAAAAGGTCATTTGAGAGATTAAGTTTTAGGATGCCCTCAAATGAATTGATTaatattaatgaataaattatctAATTTTCCAGGTTCCAAATGCTACAAGTAAACATAGGAAAATTGGTGTATCCAGCCTACACGGTAAACAAGAACAGTGCTATATTTGGGGACAGGGACACTTTCCTCAGGTACGAACTagaaacaaaaattaacaaatataaccTAGCGATCCGTCAAACAATGGGGAAagagttttgaaaatattatttaatatatttttatgcaaAAAAGAGTGACTGAAAGGACGCTTCCTTGTGGTACACCCTGCGTCTAGGGACAAATGTACACCTGTATTAGGGGACAGGGAGAGTTTTCTCAGGAACAATCTAGATATGGAATTAACATGAGCATGTCTGTATTTTTGGACACTTAATTCAGGAGCAGTTTAATTTGAGAAATGAATTCGCGATATTGAGGTAAAgcattatttcaaaaataatttagtAGCCTTAAGATATATTATCTCATATTGAATTCCTGTTCACAGTCAATCTTGACACAGCTTTGATTATGATATTGGTAAAAATTTTACtgaaattgtatttatttgGAACCAGGTTCGCCAATGCGGTGACAATGGAAAGTGATATACTAACAAGGATAGAGAAAAAAGACTTTGATCGGGCGTTTGATATCTACCAATCGGCACACACAGAGTATGACAGACTATTACAGGATTCCGCTGTACTGAGGTAATTTTACTCTGTTAGGTATTAAATAAACGCATCAAAAGCcttactccaataatattagaggtttacacgacaggaaacttttgacaggctgtcatgtatAACCTCTAATCACCATCGCACGTAGAACCTGTTGCAGTGACACCTCTAATTGAAATCGCTTAAAAGTTATAATAACTCACATTTTATACGATGTGACTTACATAATTCTATAAACACAGTTAAAATATtgtgtccatatctatatccaaAATCAGTGATTATAAGCCTCTCTTGTCGTTTAAGCGTAGgtcccatttgtatataccgCCATACTTGTTTTGACGGTGGCTTCTCAGGGTTATTTCCGGTTAATAAAAATTTGGAGGTGAAATAGACGAAACAAACGAAATGCTGTGAAAATATTGCGTTACACTATccgttttattatttttgtattccgtattttataataaccggATTTAGTGACCCAGTATTTGAACACAGTGGGttgcaagtgaattattgtggatataattatatttaagaggtGTCCATCAACAGTTTGTACATAAATGGATTAATACTTTATCAACAAGTAAGTGTACACATAGTTGTTGACATGAATTATCGTTCTAGATGGTTTATAACACTTTTTTTGTCGCGCCCCAGAATCAGGGCGCTGGCAGCTACAAGAAACATACGCTGATGGGATATGAGGTCGTAATATCCACcaatcaggtggaataagacctcatatacgtataggagtaaaAAAGCCTTTGCCACACATTGGTCTTGTAGCTCACTTACAGTAAACATGGTTATTTTGGGGGTGAGGGGCTAATTTCTCgattttgatatgtaaattatacataGCGTGTGGTATGTTTGAGTGATATTTATCTCTTCCTTTGTACCAGACATGACAAAAATCTGCCAGATTTCCTCCGGTCCTACACAGCGTGTGGTGTGTGTGTCCGGGTGATGAACCAGGGGGTGGAGATACTTCAGCGCAGGAAGAACTATACACAGGCAGTCCAACTTCTGGAGAAGTTACTGAGCCAGCAAACCTACTGTGTAACTTACCGCGGCCACTGGTGGGAACGTCTCGCTCTCAACTATGATGCTCACCTTAAACAGCAAGCTAAggtacatttaagcattgaacggctttcagttggcattcatagtcaatatgaatgccaactggacagaggcaaattccatgaagcgcgctagcgttgaatttgcctctgtccagttggctttcatattgactatgaatgccaactagaaagccgttcaatgcttatatttaccatctgcgattttttatttgtcatgcgattttttttgaaattttcaaattcaaatttcagttggcagttcataagctggtgaactcacaactgaattggtagggttatatagtggcagtgccatacaatggtaaatatatatctcaCAATAACAGCCAGCTAAGGTACACATGTGTCTCACCTTAAACAGCCAGCTAATACTTATATGTCTCATCTTAACAGACAGCTAAGATACACATATGTCTTACATTAACAGACAGCTAAGGTACACATATATCTTACATTAACAGCCAGCTAAGGTACATATGTGTCTTACCTTAACAGCCAACTAAGGTACACATGTGTCTCACTTTCACAGCCAGCTAAGGTACACATGTGTCTCACTTTCACAGCCAGCTAAGGTACACATGTGTCTCACCTTAACAGCCAGCTAAGGAACTTAATCTCTGTATCAGGTTACGATAGCATGTGATTTTGCAAAAACATTTCGTGAAAGTTACTGTATATTTTCCTTTCTTGACTCAGACGCTGAAGTGTATTGGTGAAGCCCTGGAGGACAAGTATGTCCGAACAGGACACAGACTAGCTCTGTTTCAAAGGGCAGAGAAAATCTGTACAGCTCCCAAGTCAAAGTTCAGAGAACAACTGCTCACCTTTCACCATGAACCGGTCGTAGACTACCCTGAGGtacaaatatgttaaattttCAGGGGGAAATTTGAACAGTCGTCAATCAACTACATATGTGTTTATTCAAAGgaaaattacaaattatattgatttctcGTTAGCAGATTGACTGTAGATAACAAAGTGGAAGAAATAATGATCTGTGAAGGGTTGTAATAATCTTTTAACTACATTACCGTATTACGATTTTGAATATTTCCTGACAATTGACAAAaagtttttcaaaattaaaaaaaaatattcttggaacattttttaaagtttgaaaatgagtcatgtatactgtatatttgaaTTATGATTCTTTTTAAACATGATTATATATGTTGTTGTTCAGGTGTTTCTGGATGGTAAAGTGCTACCAGACAATGTACCTGGGGCGAAATTTCGTTTCCTGATATCGACACCAGGGTCGGAGGATGATCCAGACAACCTGACATTTTGTGGAGTGGAACAACTTGTGATGGAACACTACCGTCAGAACGGATATACAGATGGTCAGTATTTCAAGGTCAGAGAGGTCAGATATGTTAATATCTCTTTATAACTTCTTTTTAATTCATCATTCAAGATTCCAAAGGTTAAGGTATTGGGTCAGTCGCATGCTGAGATGAAGGTATATActaagtttgtttaaatgatcGACCTCGACAAACTTTCAAGGTGACATAGGTCAAATGTGCAagaatttattattattaaacatgtaaaaattgCTGAAAGATTTTCTGGAATCTACTTTTAAATTCAGATTTATTCAATTGTCACATAAATTCAGTTTCCAAGAAAGTCTTAACTTTATAGCTGCAGAACAGGTGAACGATTCAGGACCATTTGAcctcttgttttcttttgtcaAGGAAATAATGGATTGGTACATTTTGAATCGATACCTGGATTAGAAAGCTTTCActttaatttgaattatttatgTACGCCATTAATTTAAAACTGAACTATATTTGATGTCAGGTTTGCATGCTGAAGGATCCACAGTTACGAGTCTGTTCGTACTGTTTTTCTGGGATGTGATTTACTGCGACATTCCGGACGCCTTCCATTCTCTCTACCAAGTGATGCCCCTGGACTTCCACAGTGACCACTTTTATGCTAGTCGTAAGGACAAGATTGACCGCCGGTTAGATATTCTGAGAAACAGTTCTATAGAGGCAAGTACAGAATCAAACCATTATATTGCTGTTTGTAGAGTATTCAATGAGTGCTGTTTCACTGTATCTATCCTGCAATAAGCTCATGCATAGTAAAAAGCCACCTATCTCAGTCTATTGCAGTTCTGTGAGAAGGTTAACAAGTCCCCTGGGCTTATAATAGAGTAAACataatacagtatacagtttGGAGTCTTGGTTTTTCATGTCTTGCGATTGCTGCCTCATCCGGTCGTGTCCCGATTCAATGTAAACACTTAGCATCGTTATTCTTCGACAGATTTTGCACAATATTTTAAGTTCAAATATGAGTATAGGTCAGACATCGTTGTTTCAGGGTTCAAAGTTCAAGGCCAAGGTTACactcaatatatataaaaaaatcgtCACCTGATTCAATTTAAacatttcctttctttcttGGATTTTTGTCAGACATTAAGCAAAGGTCACATAGCATCAGGGGCATTGATATCTTACAGACATTTCTAGTctgaatgtacaatgtaattctTTCTCTGTCAATACATGTGTAGGTTATGAAGTTTCTTAACCTGCAAGAAATAGAATTTTGCGTTTTTGTATTAACAAAATGGAATTAAATTCTACGAATATCCGAAATATTCCAAATACCAGCATAGGGTATTTTGGACAGTACTTTTATATAAACTGATGAACTGTTTATCTTCAGCTGAtgttaaacattattttgtcaGGAACTACACCAGATGGTGTCAGATGTCTGGGATCAACACGAGGGGGAGGCATGTGGTATGAGCTGGGACCGTTTCACTAGCGTCGACCATGTAAAGGTAGGGGACCGTTTCACTAGCGTCGACCATGTAAAGGTAGGGGACCGTTTCACTAGCGTCGACCATGTAAAGGTAGGGGACCGTTTCACTAGCGTCGACCATGTAAAGGTAGGGGACCGTTTCACTAGCGTCGACCATGTAAAGGTAGGGGACCGTTTCACTAGCGTCGACCATGTAAAGGTAGGGGACACAATTTGTACTCAATTGTGTAGCCAGGAAATCATATTACTACTTTTTGTCAAGCATGTGACTGAAAATCACGGAAACAAGATTATGGTGTTGCTTTTCTGTTGGCGACATCCAaatttcactttaaagttttgcttTTAAATCCGTTGCTCAAAAAGTTGCATTCCAACTTTACCCAAACTTGGCAAATAGTGGTTTTGTGTTTAGCTCAGTTTCTCAGTTGCAAAAAGTATCAATGCTCTTCAACCAAACCTAGTATATAGTGGCATTTATTATGGGCATTTTAACCTAATATTTAGATTATTTATGGAACAAGTTCTGTAAAATAACAGATGCATTTTCTTCTTACTTGCCAAGAATTGTGACTTTTTGGAGGAAAAATGTCTGATTTGGATGAATTTTAGAATTTAATATAAAgtgattttgagaatttttcTGTTTCTTTTGTATCACTATACATGCTTAATGTATCTTCTTCCATACTATCACTTTATGAACAGAGTTTTTTTGAGGTGATAGCTATTATTATAATTGTCTT
This window harbors:
- the LOC117318430 gene encoding fanconi-associated nuclease 1-like, which translates into the protein MKPKGIGKSPKKWGKQKQKKSPVKGVQTITAMFKQQTAGMSKGSPNIPSTIEQDNSSTRPSDDKDSDDVTIVEVECKYFQKTRNKDDSKVTIPEPTSPYFKKHRNSSRLRLKKSMSKESSEGVIVEGRSNNEIKIETSDNEMKIDSEEESPSQKENKLKVNSDKDKVSQNAKRLLGKRKLWQDDDDFMTEDKKRKNSKSLKKQMKEESREKNSSDLDRLESKSSIKKNRTKDSSKSVKYSRTVGTKHCTDAKTDYAGKDASKRVCENKTSSELLTLKDSTPSTSSQSDCQTKQHISEKQSLSKKSKKNSPSKREAKLDSRSQTEESQTVCVDIHSDSRTEISQTDSQTDSVMIMKDSQTDSQTDGVMKESQTDSVMTDSQTDSVGEDLKEKYKTPYYHENFKVIMTTVLGESDYVRLFSEDDMKLIGEFQTCSESAQKLYIRLFSRKLAWLPASRIKYPEIEDDLIPVLEELAQHHLVKTAEGLTDLQVTLNILSAGDLKTLAKTYHINVTNQNKPDIIQTLMKKSKQNTIGSMFKVAGFGGSSTMINRAKKLLGGCVHLMEEPRTVFLRLLMLFSLNDTILDEDNGTGSQGQQLFQMLQVNIGKLVYPAYTVNKNSAIFGDRDTFLRFANAVTMESDILTRIEKKDFDRAFDIYQSAHTEYDRLLQDSAVLRHDKNLPDFLRSYTACGVCVRVMNQGVEILQRRKNYTQAVQLLEKLLSQQTYCVTYRGHWWERLALNYDAHLKQQAKTLKCIGEALEDKYVRTGHRLALFQRAEKICTAPKSKFREQLLTFHHEPVVDYPEVFLDGKVLPDNVPGAKFRFLISTPGSEDDPDNLTFCGVEQLVMEHYRQNGYTDGLHAEGSTVTSLFVLFFWDVIYCDIPDAFHSLYQVMPLDFHSDHFYASRKDKIDRRLDILRNSSIEELHQMVSDVWDQHEGEACGMSWDRFTSVDHVKGLVTCFGGKVIAGILERYARNPRQTRGGFPDLTMWNTNNKTVKICEVKGPGDRLSQKQILWLSSLINLGVDAEVCYVKAVSTKMLKHSSLTKGSV